One stretch of Equus przewalskii isolate Varuska chromosome 9, EquPr2, whole genome shotgun sequence DNA includes these proteins:
- the KIRREL2 gene encoding kin of IRRE-like protein 2 isoform X1, with the protein MLVPALLLLFLCLRGRAGGLPHFLQQPDDLVVLLGDEARLSCALGAYRGLVQWTKDGLALGGERDLPGWSRYWISGNAASGQHDLHIKPVELEDQASYECQATQAGLRSRPAQLHVLVPPEAPQVLGGPSVSLVAGVPANLTCRSHGDAHPTPELLWFRDGVRLDGTTFHQTLLKEGTTGSVESILFLTPSSRDDGATLVCRARSQALPAGKDTAITLSLQYPPVVTLSAEPQTVQEGEKVTFLCQATAQPPVTGYRWAKGGSPVLGARGPMLEVVADASFLTAPVSCEVSNAVGSANRSTALDVQFGPILQAKPEPLSVDAGEDASFSCAWRGNPLPRVTWTRRGGTQVLGFGPTLRLPSVGPEDAGDYVCRAEPGLSGRGGGAAEARLTVNAPPIVTALQSAPASLRGPARLQCLVFASPAPEAVVWSWDEGFLAAGSRGRFLVETFPAPEGRGGQGPGLISVLHISGTQESDFSRGFNCSARNRLGEGGTRVSLGRRDLLPTVQIVAGVAAAALTLLMVITGVALCCWRHGKASFSKQKNLVRIPGSSDGSSSRGAEEETGSGGDRGPIVHTDHSDLVLDEEGTLESKDPTNGYYKVRGVSVSLSLGEAPGGGLFLPPPSPLGPPGTPTFYDFNPHLGVVPPCRLYRARAGYLTTPHPRAFTSYIKPTSFGPPDLAPGTPPFPYAAFPTPGHPRLQTHV; encoded by the exons ATGCTGGtccccgccctcctcctcctctttctctgcctcagagGGCGTGCAG GCGGATTGCCCCACTTCCTGCAGCAGCCCGACGACCTGGTGGTACTGCTGGGGGACGAGGCCCGGCTGTCCTGTGCCCTGGGCGCATACCGGGGGCTGGTTCAGTGGACTAAGGATGGGCTGGCTCTAGGGGGTGAAAGGGACCTGCCAG GATGGTCCCGGTACTGGATATCAGGGAATGCAGCCAGTGGTCAGCACGACCTTCACATTAAGCCCGTGGAGCTAGAGGATCAAGCATCGTACGAATGTCAGGCTACACAAGCAGGCCTCCGCTCTCGACCAGCCCAACTGCATGTCCTGG TGCCCCCAGAAGCCCCCCAGGTGCTGGGTGGCCCGTCCGTGTCTCTGGTTGCTGGGGTTCCTGCGAATCTGACTTGTCGGAGCCATGGGgatgcccaccccacccctgagCTGCTGTGGTTCCGAGATGGGGTCCGGCTGGATGGGACCACCTTCCACCAG ACCCTGCTGAAGGAAGGGACCACTGGATCAGTAGAGAGCATCTTATTCCTGACCCCTTCCAGCCGTGATGATGGAGCCACCTTGGTCTGCCGGGCCCGGAGCCAGGCCCTGCCCGCAGGGAAGGACACAGCTATCACACTGAGCCTGCAGT ACCCCCCAGTGGTGACTCTGTCTGCAGAACCACAGACTGTGCAAGAGGGAGAGAAGGTCACTTTCCTATGCCAGGCCACGGCCCAACCTCCTGTCACTGGCTATAG GTGGGCAAAGGGGGGCTCCCCGGTGCTAGGGGCCCGCGGGCCAATGTTGGAGGTCGTGGCGGACGCCTCTTTTCTGACCGCACCGGTGTCCTGCGAGGTCAGCAACGCAGTGGGTAGCGCCAACCGCAGCACCGCGCTGGATGTGCAGT TCGGGCCAATTCTGCAGGCCAAGCCAGAGCCTCTGTCGGTAGACGCGGGGGAAGACGCCTCCTTCAGCTGTGCCTGGCGCGGGAACCCGCTCCCACGGGTAACCTGGACCCGCCGCGGGGGCACGCAG GTGCTGGGCTTCGGGCCCACGCTGCGTCTTCCGTCAGTGGGGCCCGAGGATGCAGGCGACTACGTGTGCAGGGCTGAGCCGGGGCTCTCGGGCCGGGGGGGTGGCGCTGCTGAGGCTAGGCTGACTGTGAATG CTCCCCCGATAGTGACCGCCCTGCAGTCTGCTCCCGCCTCCCTGAGGGGCCCCGCCCGCCTCCAGTGTCTAGTCTTCGCGTCCCCCGCCCCAGAGGCCGTG GTCTGGTCTTGGGATGAGGGCTTCCTGGCAGCGGGGTCGAGGGGTCGGTTCCTGGTGGAGACGTTCCCAGCTCCGGAAGGCCGCGGGGGACAAGGTCCGGGTCTGATCTCTGTGCTACACATTTCTGGAACCCAGGAGTCCGACTTTAGCCGGGGTTTCAACTGCAGTGCCCGGAACCGGTTGGGCGAGGGAGGCACCCGGGTCAGCCTGGGCCGTCGAG ACTTGCTGCCCACTGTGCAGATCGTCGCTGGAGTGGCTGCTGCAGCCTTGACTCTCCTTATGGTCATCACTGGGGTGGCCCTCTGCTGCTGGCGCCACGGCAAGG CCTCTTTCTCCAAGCAAAAGAACCTGGTGCGAATCCCAGGCAGCAGCGATGGCTCCAGTTCGAGGGGCGCCGAGGAGGAGACAGGCAGCGGCGGGGACCGG GGCCCCATCGTGCACACGGACCACAGTGACCTGGTTCTGGACGAGGAGGGAACTCTGGAGAGCAAG GACCCAACCAACGGTTACTACAAGGTCCGAGGAGTCAGTGTGAGCCTGAGCCTTGGTGAAGCCCCTGGAGGAGGCCTCTTCCTGCCACCCCCCTCTCCCCTTGGACCTCCAGGGACCCCTACCTTCTATGACTTCAACCCGCACCTGGGCGTGGTCCCTCCCTGCAGACTGTATAGAGCCAGGGCAGGTTATCTCACCACACCCCATCCACGAGCTTTCACCAGCTACATCAAGCCCACATCCTTTGGACCCCCAGATCTAGCCCCCGGGACTCCCCCCTTCCCATATGCTGCCTTCCCCACACCCGGCCACCCACGTCTCCAGACTCATGTGTGA
- the KIRREL2 gene encoding kin of IRRE-like protein 2 isoform X2, producing the protein MLVPALLLLFLCLRGRAGGLPHFLQQPDDLVVLLGDEARLSCALGAYRGLVQWTKDGLALGGERDLPGWSRYWISGNAASGQHDLHIKPVELEDQASYECQATQAGLRSRPAQLHVLVPPEAPQVLGGPSVSLVAGVPANLTCRSHGDAHPTPELLWFRDGVRLDGTTFHQTLLKEGTTGSVESILFLTPSSRDDGATLVCRARSQALPAGKDTAITLSLQYPPVVTLSAEPQTVQEGEKVTFLCQATAQPPVTGYRWAKGGSPVLGARGPMLEVVADASFLTAPVSCEVSNAVGSANRSTALDVQFGPILQAKPEPLSVDAGEDASFSCAWRGNPLPRVTWTRRGGTQVWSWDEGFLAAGSRGRFLVETFPAPEGRGGQGPGLISVLHISGTQESDFSRGFNCSARNRLGEGGTRVSLGRRDLLPTVQIVAGVAAAALTLLMVITGVALCCWRHGKASFSKQKNLVRIPGSSDGSSSRGAEEETGSGGDRGPIVHTDHSDLVLDEEGTLESKDPTNGYYKVRGVSVSLSLGEAPGGGLFLPPPSPLGPPGTPTFYDFNPHLGVVPPCRLYRARAGYLTTPHPRAFTSYIKPTSFGPPDLAPGTPPFPYAAFPTPGHPRLQTHV; encoded by the exons ATGCTGGtccccgccctcctcctcctctttctctgcctcagagGGCGTGCAG GCGGATTGCCCCACTTCCTGCAGCAGCCCGACGACCTGGTGGTACTGCTGGGGGACGAGGCCCGGCTGTCCTGTGCCCTGGGCGCATACCGGGGGCTGGTTCAGTGGACTAAGGATGGGCTGGCTCTAGGGGGTGAAAGGGACCTGCCAG GATGGTCCCGGTACTGGATATCAGGGAATGCAGCCAGTGGTCAGCACGACCTTCACATTAAGCCCGTGGAGCTAGAGGATCAAGCATCGTACGAATGTCAGGCTACACAAGCAGGCCTCCGCTCTCGACCAGCCCAACTGCATGTCCTGG TGCCCCCAGAAGCCCCCCAGGTGCTGGGTGGCCCGTCCGTGTCTCTGGTTGCTGGGGTTCCTGCGAATCTGACTTGTCGGAGCCATGGGgatgcccaccccacccctgagCTGCTGTGGTTCCGAGATGGGGTCCGGCTGGATGGGACCACCTTCCACCAG ACCCTGCTGAAGGAAGGGACCACTGGATCAGTAGAGAGCATCTTATTCCTGACCCCTTCCAGCCGTGATGATGGAGCCACCTTGGTCTGCCGGGCCCGGAGCCAGGCCCTGCCCGCAGGGAAGGACACAGCTATCACACTGAGCCTGCAGT ACCCCCCAGTGGTGACTCTGTCTGCAGAACCACAGACTGTGCAAGAGGGAGAGAAGGTCACTTTCCTATGCCAGGCCACGGCCCAACCTCCTGTCACTGGCTATAG GTGGGCAAAGGGGGGCTCCCCGGTGCTAGGGGCCCGCGGGCCAATGTTGGAGGTCGTGGCGGACGCCTCTTTTCTGACCGCACCGGTGTCCTGCGAGGTCAGCAACGCAGTGGGTAGCGCCAACCGCAGCACCGCGCTGGATGTGCAGT TCGGGCCAATTCTGCAGGCCAAGCCAGAGCCTCTGTCGGTAGACGCGGGGGAAGACGCCTCCTTCAGCTGTGCCTGGCGCGGGAACCCGCTCCCACGGGTAACCTGGACCCGCCGCGGGGGCACGCAG GTCTGGTCTTGGGATGAGGGCTTCCTGGCAGCGGGGTCGAGGGGTCGGTTCCTGGTGGAGACGTTCCCAGCTCCGGAAGGCCGCGGGGGACAAGGTCCGGGTCTGATCTCTGTGCTACACATTTCTGGAACCCAGGAGTCCGACTTTAGCCGGGGTTTCAACTGCAGTGCCCGGAACCGGTTGGGCGAGGGAGGCACCCGGGTCAGCCTGGGCCGTCGAG ACTTGCTGCCCACTGTGCAGATCGTCGCTGGAGTGGCTGCTGCAGCCTTGACTCTCCTTATGGTCATCACTGGGGTGGCCCTCTGCTGCTGGCGCCACGGCAAGG CCTCTTTCTCCAAGCAAAAGAACCTGGTGCGAATCCCAGGCAGCAGCGATGGCTCCAGTTCGAGGGGCGCCGAGGAGGAGACAGGCAGCGGCGGGGACCGG GGCCCCATCGTGCACACGGACCACAGTGACCTGGTTCTGGACGAGGAGGGAACTCTGGAGAGCAAG GACCCAACCAACGGTTACTACAAGGTCCGAGGAGTCAGTGTGAGCCTGAGCCTTGGTGAAGCCCCTGGAGGAGGCCTCTTCCTGCCACCCCCCTCTCCCCTTGGACCTCCAGGGACCCCTACCTTCTATGACTTCAACCCGCACCTGGGCGTGGTCCCTCCCTGCAGACTGTATAGAGCCAGGGCAGGTTATCTCACCACACCCCATCCACGAGCTTTCACCAGCTACATCAAGCCCACATCCTTTGGACCCCCAGATCTAGCCCCCGGGACTCCCCCCTTCCCATATGCTGCCTTCCCCACACCCGGCCACCCACGTCTCCAGACTCATGTGTGA